A single genomic interval of Streptomyces sp. NBC_00663 harbors:
- a CDS encoding pyrimidine reductase family protein: MRRLFPVTDQTATTASGGGAGEVGAGGADTSGASGAPGASGVSEAGAGGEAAPGGEPVGGEWSLAQLAAAYAYPDSVAAPATGPRVPWLRGNMVSTLDGAAQHDGKSQPISTAADMRIFGTLRGLADVVVVGAETVRQEGYRPARARAEFAEAREAAGQAAAPAIAIVSASLDLDFSLPLFTSPLVPTLILTGAAAAPDRKAAAEKAGARVVIAGDGMGVEPDRAVQALADLGFTRLLTEGGPRLLGQFVAAGVLDELCLTVAPMLTVGDAQRIAGGPSVAVPQRFALVSLLEEEGFLFGRYQRT; this comes from the coding sequence ATGCGACGCCTGTTCCCTGTGACCGACCAGACAGCGACGACGGCCTCCGGCGGTGGGGCCGGGGAGGTGGGGGCGGGGGGTGCCGATACTTCTGGGGCTTCTGGGGCTCCGGGGGCTTCTGGGGTTTCTGAGGCGGGGGCCGGTGGTGAGGCCGCTCCGGGCGGCGAGCCCGTCGGCGGTGAGTGGAGCCTCGCGCAGCTGGCCGCCGCCTATGCCTACCCCGACTCCGTCGCCGCCCCCGCCACGGGCCCCCGGGTGCCCTGGCTGCGCGGCAACATGGTGTCCACGCTCGACGGGGCCGCCCAGCACGACGGGAAGTCACAGCCCATCTCCACCGCTGCCGACATGCGGATCTTCGGCACCCTGCGGGGGCTGGCCGACGTGGTCGTCGTAGGTGCGGAAACGGTACGCCAGGAGGGATACCGGCCCGCACGCGCGCGTGCGGAGTTCGCGGAGGCCAGGGAGGCGGCCGGGCAGGCGGCGGCACCGGCGATCGCGATCGTCAGCGCGAGCCTCGACCTCGACTTCTCGCTTCCGCTCTTCACCTCCCCTCTCGTCCCCACCCTGATCCTGACCGGCGCGGCCGCCGCGCCCGACCGGAAGGCCGCCGCCGAGAAGGCCGGTGCCCGGGTGGTCATCGCCGGTGACGGGATGGGGGTGGAGCCCGACCGGGCCGTGCAGGCGCTGGCCGACCTCGGCTTCACCCGGCTGCTGACCGAGGGCGGTCCACGCCTCTTGGGACAGTTCGTGGCCGCCGGGGTACTGGACGAGCTCTGTCTGACCGTCGCCCCGATGCTCACCGTGGGCGACGCCCAGCGGATCGCGGGCGGTCCTTCCGTCGCGGTTCCGCAACGGTTCGCACTGGTGTCCCTACTGGAGGAGGAGGGGTTTCTCTTCGGCCGCTACCAGCGGACTTGA
- a CDS encoding SulP family inorganic anion transporter, with the protein MMTKYPHLRRDFTASLVVFLVALPLCVGVAVASGVPAEIGLVTGIVGGIATGLMRGSSLQVSGPAAGLTVLVFEAVQEFGLPVLGVIVLATGVLQILMGTLKLGRWFRAISVSVVEGMLAGIGLVLIAGQLYAMADAKAPASGVGKIAGLPGALVDAVGNTAALASLGLGAGTVAVLVLWKRMPAAVRTVPGPLAAVGLATLAALAFSMPVATVEVQGLLGSIQPPSFSAFGELANIGVLATILAFTLIASAESLFSAAAVDRLHSGPRTEYDKELVAQGAGNALCGVLGALPMTAVIVRSAANVQAGARTKASRVMHGVWLLLFAALLPGVLAYIPIPALAGILVYSGAKLIPVREIVSLWREHRGEALILMVTAVSIVAVSMFEGVLIGLALAVAKTAWEASHLKLEVVDKGAGPVQAYLSGNATFLRLPKILDSLEALPQDRPVELDLSGLHHLDHACRTALENWAERHSAVGTEPVRVTAP; encoded by the coding sequence ATGATGACCAAATACCCTCACCTGCGGCGTGACTTCACCGCCTCCCTGGTCGTCTTCCTGGTCGCGCTGCCGCTGTGCGTGGGCGTGGCCGTCGCCTCCGGTGTCCCGGCCGAGATCGGCCTGGTCACCGGCATCGTGGGCGGCATCGCCACCGGTCTCATGCGCGGCAGCAGCCTTCAGGTCTCCGGCCCCGCGGCCGGTCTGACCGTGCTGGTCTTCGAGGCGGTGCAGGAGTTCGGACTGCCCGTCCTCGGCGTGATCGTGCTGGCCACCGGTGTCCTCCAGATCCTCATGGGCACCCTGAAGCTGGGCCGTTGGTTCCGGGCCATCTCGGTCTCCGTCGTCGAGGGCATGCTGGCCGGCATCGGGCTCGTCCTGATCGCCGGGCAGCTGTACGCGATGGCGGACGCCAAGGCGCCCGCCTCGGGCGTGGGCAAGATAGCCGGGCTGCCCGGCGCGCTCGTGGACGCCGTCGGGAACACCGCGGCGCTGGCCTCGCTCGGCCTCGGCGCCGGCACCGTCGCCGTCCTGGTGCTGTGGAAGCGGATGCCGGCGGCGGTGCGTACCGTGCCCGGCCCGCTCGCCGCGGTCGGTCTGGCCACGCTGGCGGCCCTGGCGTTCTCGATGCCGGTGGCCACCGTCGAGGTGCAGGGGCTGCTGGGGTCCATCCAGCCGCCGTCCTTCAGCGCCTTCGGCGAACTGGCGAACATCGGCGTCCTCGCCACGATCCTCGCGTTCACCCTCATCGCGTCCGCCGAGTCGCTGTTCAGCGCGGCGGCCGTGGACCGGCTGCACAGCGGGCCGCGCACCGAGTACGACAAGGAGCTCGTCGCGCAGGGCGCGGGCAACGCGCTGTGCGGTGTGCTCGGCGCGCTGCCGATGACCGCGGTGATCGTGCGCAGCGCGGCCAACGTGCAGGCGGGCGCCCGCACGAAGGCGTCCCGCGTGATGCACGGCGTATGGCTGCTGCTGTTCGCGGCGCTGCTGCCGGGCGTTCTCGCCTACATCCCGATCCCGGCGCTGGCGGGCATCCTCGTCTACTCCGGCGCCAAGCTGATCCCCGTACGGGAGATCGTGTCGCTGTGGCGCGAGCATCGCGGTGAGGCACTGATCCTCATGGTCACGGCCGTGTCGATCGTCGCGGTCAGCATGTTCGAGGGCGTGCTCATCGGTCTCGCCCTGGCGGTCGCCAAGACCGCCTGGGAGGCCTCGCACCTGAAGTTGGAGGTGGTGGACAAGGGCGCGGGCCCGGTCCAGGCGTATCTGTCGGGCAACGCGACCTTCCTGCGGCTGCCGAAGATCCTCGACAGCCTGGAGGCGCTGCCCCAGGACCGCCCGGTGGAGCTGGACCTCTCCGGTCTGCACCACCTCGACCACGCCTGCCGCACCGCCCTGGAGAACTGGGCAGAGCGGCACAGCGCGGTCGGCACCGAGCCGGTGCGGGTGACCGCGCCCTAG
- a CDS encoding GntR family transcriptional regulator — MPTARPSSSPASATATASASAPALPSLGGKRSSYRERVADALRAALIAGELLPGAVYSAPALAARFGVSATPVREAMLDLAKEGLVDTVPNKGFRVTEVSEQQLDEYTHIRALVEIPTVVELAATAAPVSLEALRPAAREIVQAAAAGDLVAYVEADTRFHLGLLALAGNAHLVEVVGDLRKRSRLYGLTALVEAGRLLASAEEHLELLDALIARDDKAVREVMTRHIGHVRGLWAARRPGGPHETV, encoded by the coding sequence ATGCCCACCGCCCGGCCCAGCAGCTCCCCCGCATCGGCAACCGCAACGGCATCCGCATCCGCCCCCGCCCTGCCCTCGCTCGGCGGCAAGCGGAGCAGCTACCGCGAGCGGGTCGCCGACGCCCTGCGGGCCGCGCTGATCGCCGGTGAGCTGCTGCCCGGCGCGGTGTACTCCGCGCCGGCCCTCGCCGCCCGCTTCGGCGTCTCGGCGACCCCGGTGCGCGAGGCCATGCTGGACCTGGCCAAGGAGGGCCTGGTCGACACCGTCCCCAACAAGGGGTTCCGGGTCACCGAGGTGTCCGAGCAGCAGCTCGACGAGTACACCCACATCCGCGCCCTCGTCGAGATCCCCACGGTGGTGGAGCTGGCCGCCACCGCCGCGCCGGTCTCCCTGGAGGCGCTGCGCCCGGCCGCCCGCGAGATCGTCCAGGCCGCCGCGGCCGGCGACCTCGTCGCCTACGTCGAGGCGGACACCCGCTTCCATCTCGGCCTGCTCGCCCTGGCCGGCAACGCCCACCTCGTCGAGGTCGTCGGCGACCTGCGCAAGCGATCCCGCCTCTACGGCCTGACCGCCCTCGTCGAGGCGGGCCGCCTGCTGGCCTCCGCCGAGGAGCACCTGGAACTCCTCGACGCGCTCATCGCCCGCGACGACAAGGCCGTGCGCGAGGTCATGACCCGCCACATCGGCCACGTCCGGGGCCTGTGGGCGGCGCGTCGGCCGGGCGGACCGCACGAGACCGTCTGA
- a CDS encoding indole-3-glycerol phosphate synthase, which produces MIEKALTSADVEFVTTLHGDEQVSFHVLLQPRGDQADRLLRAIDDVALGELDEAAREREVPEGAAAKDFGERALEVSLQALRGSGSPAEGRLIEDHPLDALKVVVDEIKADEVIVLTDPHYVEEFFHRDWASRARHKVGVPVLKLFSHSKA; this is translated from the coding sequence ATGATCGAGAAGGCCCTGACCTCCGCCGACGTGGAGTTCGTCACCACCTTGCACGGGGACGAGCAGGTCTCCTTCCACGTGCTTCTCCAGCCGCGAGGCGATCAGGCCGACCGGCTGCTGAGGGCCATCGATGACGTGGCGCTGGGCGAACTGGACGAGGCGGCGCGGGAACGGGAGGTTCCCGAAGGCGCCGCGGCGAAGGACTTCGGGGAGCGGGCGCTGGAGGTCTCCCTCCAGGCGCTGCGGGGCTCCGGGAGCCCGGCGGAGGGGCGGTTGATCGAGGACCACCCGCTGGACGCGCTGAAGGTCGTGGTGGACGAGATCAAGGCCGACGAGGTGATCGTGCTGACCGATCCGCACTACGTGGAGGAGTTCTTCCACCGGGACTGGGCGTCGCGGGCGCGGCACAAGGTGGGGGTGCCGGTGCTGAAGCTGTTCTCGCACAGCAAGGCGTGA
- a CDS encoding slipin family protein: MLQELLTLAAAAGAAGVVYVAAGARVVKQYERGVVFRLGRLLSEVRDPGFAMVVPMVDRMHKVNMQIVTLPVPAQEGITRDNVTVRVDAVVYFRVIDAASALVKVEDYRFAVSQMAQTSLRSIIGKSELDDLLSNREKLNEGLELMIDSPAVGWGVQVDRVEIKDVSLPDAMKRSMARQAEADRERRARIINADAELQASRKLAEAAKEMSEQPAALQLRLLQTVVAVAAEKNSTLVLPFPVELLRFLERAQQGPADK, from the coding sequence ATGCTCCAGGAGCTGCTCACCTTGGCCGCGGCGGCCGGTGCCGCCGGGGTGGTCTACGTCGCTGCCGGGGCCCGGGTCGTCAAGCAGTACGAGCGCGGGGTGGTCTTCCGGCTCGGGCGGCTGCTGAGCGAGGTACGGGATCCCGGGTTCGCGATGGTGGTCCCGATGGTGGATCGGATGCACAAGGTCAACATGCAGATCGTCACGCTGCCGGTCCCCGCCCAGGAGGGCATCACCCGGGACAACGTGACGGTGCGCGTGGACGCGGTCGTCTACTTCCGGGTGATCGACGCGGCGAGCGCGCTGGTGAAGGTCGAGGACTACAGGTTCGCGGTCTCCCAGATGGCGCAGACCTCACTGAGGTCGATCATCGGCAAGAGCGAGCTGGACGATCTGCTGTCCAACCGCGAGAAGCTCAACGAGGGCCTGGAACTGATGATCGACAGTCCGGCCGTCGGCTGGGGTGTGCAGGTCGACCGGGTCGAGATCAAGGACGTGTCGCTGCCGGACGCGATGAAGCGTTCCATGGCACGGCAGGCGGAGGCGGACCGCGAGCGCCGCGCCCGCATCATCAACGCCGACGCCGAGCTCCAGGCGTCGAGGAAGCTCGCCGAGGCCGCCAAGGAGATGTCCGAGCAGCCCGCCGCACTCCAGCTGCGGCTGCTCCAGACGGTGGTGGCGGTGGCCGCGGAGAAGAACTCCACCCTTGTCCTGCCCTTCCCGGTGGAGCTGCTGCGCTTCCTGGAGAGGGCGCAGCAGGGGCCGGCCGACAAGTGA
- the msrB gene encoding peptide-methionine (R)-S-oxide reductase MsrB yields the protein MSYDVEKPEEQWRTELTPAEYAVLRQAGTEPAFTGEYTDTKTQGVYSCRACGAELFTSTTKFESHCGWPSFYDPKDTDAVELIEDRSHGMVRTEVRCARCGSHLGHVFEGEGYGTPTDQRYCINSISLRLTADEG from the coding sequence ATGTCGTACGACGTCGAAAAGCCGGAAGAGCAGTGGCGCACGGAGCTGACTCCGGCCGAGTACGCCGTCCTGCGCCAGGCCGGCACGGAGCCCGCCTTCACCGGCGAGTACACCGACACCAAGACGCAGGGTGTCTACTCCTGCCGCGCCTGCGGCGCCGAACTCTTCACCTCCACCACGAAGTTCGAGTCCCACTGCGGCTGGCCCTCCTTCTACGACCCGAAGGACACCGACGCGGTCGAACTGATCGAGGACCGGTCGCACGGGATGGTGCGGACGGAGGTGCGGTGTGCGCGATGCGGCTCGCATCTCGGGCATGTGTTCGAGGGCGAGGGGTATGGGACGCCGACCGATCAGCGGTACTGCATCAACAGCATCTCGTTGCGGCTGACTGCGGACGAGGGCTGA
- a CDS encoding carbonic anhydrase, giving the protein MQPLIDNARLFGQRPEEFAKLAEGQSPQVLFITCSDSRVVPALITGARPGELFELRTAGNIVPPYASEHPTSEAATIEYAVEVLGVSDIVVCGHSHCGAVGALVRGDDLDAVPAVRDWLTRAEPRPAGAAEDPAVAEGVQSHVLAQVLRLRSYPCIEQKLTSRQLTLRAWYYEVHTGAVREHRADTDAFEAL; this is encoded by the coding sequence ATGCAGCCCCTCATCGACAACGCCCGCCTGTTCGGACAGCGCCCTGAGGAGTTCGCCAAGCTCGCAGAAGGCCAATCCCCGCAGGTCCTGTTCATCACCTGCTCCGACTCCAGGGTCGTGCCGGCCCTGATCACGGGCGCCCGTCCCGGCGAGCTCTTCGAGCTGCGCACCGCGGGCAACATCGTTCCCCCGTACGCCTCCGAGCACCCCACCAGCGAGGCGGCCACCATCGAGTACGCCGTCGAGGTCCTCGGCGTCAGCGACATCGTGGTCTGCGGCCACTCGCACTGCGGCGCCGTCGGCGCCCTGGTGCGCGGCGACGACCTCGACGCCGTACCCGCCGTACGCGACTGGCTCACCCGCGCCGAGCCGCGCCCGGCGGGTGCGGCCGAGGACCCCGCGGTCGCCGAGGGCGTGCAGAGCCATGTCCTGGCCCAGGTCCTGCGACTGCGCTCCTACCCGTGCATCGAGCAGAAGCTGACGTCCCGTCAACTCACCCTGCGGGCCTGGTACTACGAGGTTCACACCGGCGCCGTCCGTGAACACCGCGCGGACACCGACGCGTTCGAGGCACTGTGA
- a CDS encoding PhoX family protein: protein MSATRRQILARSGALGAGIAFTGALSELFAGTAAASQNLGHTGYGPLVPDPDGLLDLPEGFRYRVLSREGDQLRSGEGKVPSNHDGMSAFSGRHGRTHLVRNHENRVTAALAVPTIDGLTYDPMGKGGCTALTLDAHGDVLSERVAIAGTAVNCAGGPTPWGTWLTCEETEDRAGTNGYTKDHGFIFEVDGADPRRSGAVPLTAMGRFQHEAIAVDPKRGIVYETEDAFLKPFGLFYRFLPEKPLGGLGSLRAGGRLQAMRVPGVPDLSSIQETGACFEGIEWVDVPDPLAAQTPVRLQDFGPKGITHAQKLEGCYWGGRCVYFVSSFAHSAEGSAADHYGQIWRYDPSARRLTLVIVFGPDTDVQLPGESPDNICLAPSGGLMVCEDGNGAQHVFGVTRRGEVYAMARNAQNIGTPQAPEWGEFAGVTFSPDGETMFVNCYTPGTTFAVRGPWRR, encoded by the coding sequence ATGTCCGCAACACGACGTCAGATCCTTGCCCGCTCCGGTGCCTTGGGGGCGGGCATCGCCTTCACCGGCGCCCTCTCCGAGCTCTTCGCCGGCACCGCCGCCGCGAGCCAGAACCTCGGCCACACGGGCTACGGTCCGCTCGTCCCCGATCCGGACGGCCTGCTCGATCTGCCGGAAGGTTTCCGCTACCGGGTCCTCTCCCGCGAGGGCGACCAGCTCCGTTCCGGCGAGGGGAAGGTCCCCTCCAACCACGACGGCATGTCGGCCTTCTCCGGCAGACACGGCCGTACCCACCTGGTCCGCAACCACGAGAACCGGGTCACCGCGGCCCTCGCGGTCCCGACGATCGACGGTCTCACCTACGACCCGATGGGCAAGGGCGGCTGTACGGCGCTGACACTCGACGCCCATGGCGACGTCCTGTCGGAGCGCGTCGCCATCGCCGGTACGGCCGTCAACTGCGCGGGCGGGCCCACCCCTTGGGGCACCTGGCTGACCTGCGAGGAGACCGAGGACAGGGCCGGCACCAACGGCTACACCAAGGACCACGGCTTCATCTTCGAGGTCGACGGCGCCGACCCGCGCCGCTCGGGCGCGGTCCCGCTGACCGCGATGGGCCGCTTCCAGCACGAGGCGATCGCCGTCGACCCCAAGCGCGGCATCGTCTACGAGACCGAGGACGCCTTCCTCAAGCCCTTCGGCCTCTTCTACCGCTTCCTCCCGGAGAAGCCGCTGGGCGGCCTCGGTTCCCTGCGCGCGGGCGGCCGGCTCCAGGCGATGCGTGTGCCCGGCGTACCCGACCTGTCCTCCATCCAGGAGACGGGCGCCTGCTTCGAGGGCATCGAGTGGGTCGACGTACCGGACCCGCTGGCCGCCCAGACCCCCGTCCGCCTCCAGGACTTCGGCCCGAAGGGCATCACGCACGCGCAGAAGCTGGAGGGCTGCTACTGGGGCGGCCGGTGCGTGTACTTCGTCTCCTCCTTCGCGCACAGCGCGGAGGGCTCGGCGGCCGACCACTACGGGCAGATCTGGCGGTACGACCCCTCGGCCCGCCGTCTCACCCTGGTGATCGTGTTCGGCCCGGACACCGACGTCCAGCTGCCCGGCGAGTCCCCGGACAACATCTGCCTCGCCCCCAGCGGCGGGCTCATGGTCTGCGAGGACGGCAACGGCGCCCAGCATGTGTTCGGCGTGACGCGCCGCGGCGAGGTGTATGCGATGGCCCGCAACGCCCAGAACATCGGAACGCCGCAAGCGCCCGAGTGGGGCGAGTTCGCGGGGGTCACCTTCTCCCCGGACGGCGAGACGATGTTCGTCAACTGCTACACGCCGGGGACCACGTTCGCCGTGCGGGGACCCTGGCGGAGGTAG
- the zapE gene encoding cell division protein ZapE produces MSSSTTASGISPIADAAPVSLCAREPHVPADRLVAEMVPPPRFDSVRFSTYLPDPNQPSQFEAVKVLEGFAGGLGGAHAVTGGKRGFFGFGKGKDKAKAKTPAGPRGVYLDGGYGVGKTHLLASLWHATPAEPSLKAFGTFVELTNLVGALGFPQTVQTLSNHRLLCIDEFELDDPGDTVLISSLLARLVEAGVALAATSNTLPGKLGEGRFAAVDFLREIQGLSSHFRTLRIDGEDYRHRGLPEAPAPFSEEQVTKTAYATPGAALDDFPQLLDHLARVHPSRYGALTDGLKAVCLTDVQPVPDQSTALRLVVLADRLYDREVPVLASGLPFDKLFSEDMLKGGYRKKYFRAISRLTALARDGKRLVESA; encoded by the coding sequence GTGTCGTCCTCCACCACCGCCTCCGGGATCAGCCCGATAGCAGACGCGGCCCCCGTGTCCCTGTGCGCCCGCGAGCCGCACGTCCCCGCCGACCGTCTGGTCGCCGAGATGGTGCCGCCGCCGCGCTTCGACTCGGTCCGCTTCAGCACGTACCTGCCGGACCCGAACCAGCCCAGCCAGTTCGAGGCCGTCAAGGTGCTCGAGGGCTTCGCGGGCGGGCTCGGCGGGGCGCACGCCGTCACCGGCGGCAAGCGCGGCTTCTTCGGATTCGGCAAGGGCAAGGACAAGGCGAAGGCCAAGACACCCGCCGGCCCGCGCGGCGTCTACCTCGACGGCGGCTACGGCGTCGGCAAGACCCACCTCCTGGCCTCCCTGTGGCACGCCACCCCGGCGGAGCCCTCCCTCAAGGCCTTCGGCACGTTCGTCGAGCTGACCAATCTCGTGGGCGCCCTCGGTTTCCCGCAGACGGTCCAGACGCTCTCGAACCACCGACTGCTCTGCATCGACGAGTTCGAGCTGGACGACCCGGGCGACACCGTCCTGATCTCCTCCCTCCTCGCCCGGCTGGTCGAGGCGGGTGTCGCCCTCGCCGCCACCTCCAACACCCTGCCCGGCAAGCTCGGCGAGGGCCGCTTCGCGGCGGTCGACTTCCTGCGCGAGATCCAGGGCCTGAGCTCCCACTTCCGCACCCTGCGCATCGACGGCGAGGACTACCGCCACCGCGGCCTGCCCGAGGCACCGGCGCCCTTCTCGGAAGAGCAGGTCACGAAGACGGCGTACGCCACGCCGGGCGCCGCGCTCGACGACTTCCCACAGCTCCTCGACCACCTCGCCCGGGTCCACCCCAGCCGTTACGGCGCGTTGACCGATGGCCTGAAGGCGGTGTGTCTGACCGATGTGCAGCCGGTCCCGGACCAGTCCACCGCGCTGCGGCTCGTCGTCCTCGCGGACCGGCTCTACGACCGTGAGGTCCCGGTCCTGGCCTCCGGGCTGCCGTTCGACAAGCTGTTCAGCGAGGACATGCTCAAGGGCGGTTACCGCAAGAAGTACTTCCGGGCGATCTCCCGGCTCACCGCGCTGGCCCGCGACGGCAAGCGGCTCGTCGAGTCCGCCTAG
- the murC gene encoding UDP-N-acetylmuramate--L-alanine ligase — MAPGTLPTAMDRPHFIGIGGAGMSGIAKILAQRGAKVAGSDAKESATAEALRALGATVHIGHAAEHLADDASCVVVSSAIRQDNPELARAAQLGIPVVHRSDALAALMEGLRPIAVAGTHGKTTTTSMLAVSLTELGLNPSYAIGGDLDAPGSNALHGEGEIFVAEADESDRSFHKYDPEVAIVLNVELDHHANYASMDEIYESFETFAGKIVPGGTLVINADHEGARELTRRLAGSVRTVTYGEAEDADVRVLAVVPQGLKSEVTVVLDGRELVFTVSVPGRHYAHNAVAALAAGVALGIPATDLAPALAAYTGVKRRLQLKGEAAGVQVIDSYAHHPTEMTADLEAMRSAAGDARILVVFQPHLFSRTQELGKEMGQSLSLADASLVLDIYPAREDPIPGITSELIIKAARAADADVTPVHDKADVPSVVAGMAKPGDLVLTMGAGDVTDLGPQILDRLSK, encoded by the coding sequence GTGGCACCCGGCACCCTTCCCACCGCCATGGACCGACCGCACTTCATCGGCATCGGCGGCGCCGGGATGTCGGGGATCGCGAAGATCCTCGCGCAGCGCGGGGCGAAGGTGGCGGGCAGCGACGCCAAGGAGTCCGCGACCGCCGAGGCGCTGCGGGCCCTGGGCGCGACCGTGCACATCGGGCACGCGGCGGAGCACCTCGCCGACGACGCGAGCTGTGTGGTCGTGTCGTCGGCGATCCGCCAGGACAACCCCGAGCTGGCCCGCGCGGCCCAGCTGGGCATCCCGGTGGTGCACCGTTCGGACGCCCTCGCGGCCCTGATGGAGGGCCTGCGCCCGATCGCGGTCGCGGGCACGCACGGCAAGACGACCACGACGTCGATGCTGGCGGTCTCCCTGACCGAGCTGGGCCTGAACCCGTCGTACGCCATCGGCGGCGACCTCGACGCCCCCGGCTCGAACGCGCTGCACGGCGAGGGCGAGATCTTCGTCGCCGAGGCGGATGAATCGGACCGCAGCTTCCACAAGTACGACCCCGAGGTCGCGATCGTCCTCAACGTGGAGCTCGACCACCACGCGAACTACGCGTCGATGGACGAGATCTACGAGTCCTTCGAGACCTTCGCCGGGAAGATCGTCCCCGGCGGCACGCTGGTGATCAACGCCGACCACGAGGGCGCGCGGGAGCTGACCCGGCGCCTGGCGGGCTCGGTGAGGACGGTGACGTACGGCGAGGCGGAGGACGCCGACGTACGGGTCCTGGCGGTCGTACCGCAGGGCCTGAAGAGCGAGGTCACGGTCGTCCTGGACGGCCGTGAACTGGTCTTCACGGTCTCTGTCCCCGGCCGCCACTACGCGCACAACGCGGTCGCCGCCCTCGCGGCGGGCGTGGCGCTCGGCATCCCGGCCACGGACCTCGCGCCCGCGCTCGCGGCGTACACCGGCGTCAAGCGCCGCCTCCAGCTGAAGGGCGAGGCGGCGGGCGTCCAGGTCATCGACTCCTACGCCCACCACCCGACCGAGATGACGGCGGACCTTGAGGCGATGCGGTCGGCGGCGGGCGACGCGCGCATCCTGGTCGTGTTCCAGCCCCACCTCTTCTCCCGCACCCAGGAGCTGGGCAAGGAGATGGGCCAGTCCCTGTCCCTCGCGGACGCCTCGCTGGTCCTGGACATCTACCCGGCCCGCGAGGACCCGATCCCGGGCATCACCAGCGAGCTGATCATCAAGGCGGCCCGCGCGGCGGACGCGGACGTGACGCCGGTGCACGACAAGGCGGACGTCCCCTCGGTCGTCGCGGGAATGGCGAAGCCGGGTGATCTCGTTCTCACCATGGGCGCGGGTGACGTGACGGACCTCGGCCCGCAGATCCTGGACCGCCTGTCGAAGTGA
- a CDS encoding FAD-dependent oxidoreductase, producing the protein MGGSLAGLLAAHVLAGHVDRVTVVERDRFPDDGAARPGVPQGRHPHVLLQGGQTAMESLLPGFLAELREAGAPLVGMPSDMVLWQSGRWFRRLAASVHIYTGSRAQLEALVRRRVLANPAISVVEGAEAVGLVGDASRVRGVLVRERSGEARAEPRTVAADLVVDASGGGTKAARWLAGIGATRPYEETIDTGLAYASRVYRGKAGVLDGDTVGYYVYPGTEQLHGGGALPLEDGTHLVIVSGLRGDEPPTDDDEFTAYTKRLAHPLLDRWLEDAEPLSPAFGYRRTANIRRRYDLPGHPAGFLATGDALCTFNPIYGQGMAVAAMSAVALRDALADRRRTPTTRRVQRALLGASRLAWDISAGADRKMPGAVGNALGGRPTDGVTDWYLRRVQERSPGDPVVGDAFRAVLHLAAPVTALFAPPVARAVLFQRPAPTPADAPAAPEMP; encoded by the coding sequence GTGGGTGGGAGCCTCGCGGGGCTGCTCGCGGCGCATGTCCTCGCCGGGCATGTCGACCGGGTGACCGTCGTCGAGCGGGACCGGTTCCCGGACGACGGCGCGGCACGTCCCGGCGTACCGCAGGGACGGCATCCGCATGTGCTGCTCCAGGGCGGGCAGACCGCCATGGAGTCGCTGCTGCCGGGCTTTCTCGCGGAGTTGCGGGAGGCGGGGGCGCCCCTGGTGGGCATGCCGTCGGACATGGTGCTGTGGCAGAGCGGCCGCTGGTTCCGCCGGCTGGCCGCGTCCGTGCACATCTACACCGGCTCCCGCGCTCAGCTCGAAGCGCTGGTACGGCGGCGGGTTCTCGCCAATCCGGCGATCAGCGTGGTGGAGGGGGCCGAGGCTGTCGGGCTGGTCGGTGACGCCTCTCGGGTGCGCGGGGTGCTGGTGCGGGAGCGTTCCGGTGAGGCCCGCGCCGAACCCCGGACCGTGGCGGCCGACCTGGTCGTCGACGCCTCAGGCGGCGGCACCAAGGCCGCGCGGTGGCTCGCCGGGATCGGCGCCACGCGCCCGTACGAGGAGACCATCGACACCGGCCTCGCCTACGCCTCCCGCGTCTACCGCGGCAAGGCGGGCGTCCTCGACGGCGACACCGTCGGCTACTACGTCTATCCCGGTACCGAACAGCTCCACGGCGGAGGCGCGCTGCCGCTGGAGGACGGCACCCATCTGGTGATCGTCTCCGGTCTGCGCGGCGACGAACCGCCCACGGACGACGACGAGTTCACGGCGTACACCAAGCGGCTGGCGCATCCGCTCCTGGACCGCTGGCTGGAGGACGCCGAGCCGCTCTCCCCGGCCTTCGGCTACCGGCGCACCGCCAACATCCGACGCCGCTACGACCTGCCCGGCCACCCCGCCGGGTTCCTCGCCACCGGCGACGCCCTGTGCACCTTCAACCCGATCTACGGGCAGGGCATGGCCGTCGCCGCGATGAGCGCCGTAGCCCTGCGCGACGCGCTGGCCGACCGGCGCCGGACGCCCACGACACGGCGCGTGCAGCGGGCGCTGCTCGGGGCGTCCCGGTTGGCCTGGGACATCTCCGCCGGGGCCGACCGCAAGATGCCGGGCGCGGTCGGTAACGCGCTCGGCGGCCGGCCCACCGACGGCGTCACCGACTGGTATCTGCGCCGGGTCCAGGAGAGGTCGCCGGGCGACCCGGTCGTGGGGGACGCGTTCCGCGCCGTGCTCCACCTCGCCGCGCCCGTCACCGCCCTGTTCGCCCCGCCTGTGGCCCGCGCCGTTCTTTTCCAGCGGCCCGCCCCGACCCCGGCGGATGCTCCGGCGGCCCCGGAGATGCCGTAG